One window from the genome of Salmo salar chromosome ssa25, Ssal_v3.1, whole genome shotgun sequence encodes:
- the pla1a gene encoding phospholipase A1 member A precursor, with protein MGWKLKTVQTILSILAFYITSAVGEDEEPRSECADFNSTTWLEYRQQGSKLQLQYLLLTRKNTDCASLFSQESLSNNTSYFNSSLPTKIIVHGYRALGSKPSWVKQLAQALLRVQDANVVVVDWVYGASLAYNMVVENYKEVAIQISVLINQLQNHGCKLESFHFIGVSLGAHVSGFVGTLFNGKIGRITGLDPAGPMFKRADTFDRLDPSDALFVEAIHTDSDYFGISIPVGHADFFLNGGMDQAGCSRSRFSSMYRYVICDHMRALHVYISALNGTCPLTGIPCSSYEDFLKGRCLGCPGRCPRIGLLENSGLTVFPLPQLKKLFLLTTSAPPFCAHHILVQLEVFLLHKSAEVQVILRTGGHPETEQRLRLQTGGTMYRRVIAHPGPLCEIDSIQLKNTGAHFYRQGDIHVVSVCISEFPSVGEVEPLCVKKIDVRRGSPWNHDFVQLCENY; from the exons ATGGGCTGGAAACTGAAAACAGTGCAAACTATTCTCAGTATTCTAGCCTTCTACATTACATCTGCAGTAG GGGAAGATGAGGAGCCCAGATCAGAATGTGCTGACTTCAACAGCACGACCTGGCTGGAGTACCGTCAGCAGGGCAGCAAGCTACAATTGCAGTACCTGCTCTTGACACGCAAGAATACAGACTGTGCCAGCCTCTTCAGTCAGGAGTCCCTCAGCAACAACACCTCCTACTTCAACTCCTCCCTACCCACCAAGATAATTGTCCATGGATACAg ggcTCTGGGCAGTAAGCCGTCCTGGGTGAAGCAGCTGGCCCAGGCTCTGCTGCGGGTGCAGGATGCCaacgtggtggtggtggactgggTCTATGGGGCCTCACTCGCCTACAACATGGTGGTGGAGAACTACAAGGAGGTGGCCATCCAGATCTCTGTCCTCATCAACCAGCTCCAG AACCATGGATGCAAACTGGAGTCATTTCACTTCATTGGGGTTAGTCTTGGGGCACATGTGTCTGGATTCGTGGGCACCCTGTTCAATGGCAAGATAGGAAGAATTACAG GTCTGGACCCGGCTGGACCCATGTTTAAAAGAGCCGACACGTTTGACCGTCTTGATCCCTCAGATGCACTGTTTGTGGAGGCCATCCACACTGACTCCGACT ATTTCGGCATCTCCATCCCTGTCGGCCATGCAGACTTCTTTCTGAACGGCGGGATGGACCAAGCAGGTTGCTCACGCTCCAGGTTTTCGTCAA TGTATCGCTATGTGATCTGTGACCACATGAGGGCGCTCCACGTCTACATAAGCGCACTGAACGGGACCTGCCCACTGACTGGCATCCCTTGTTCCAGCTATGAGGACTTCCTCAAGGGGCGCTGTTTAGGCTGCCCAGGCAGATGTCCACGAATAG ggttATTGGAGAACAGTGgcttaacagtctttcctcttccTCAACTAAAGAAGCTTTTCCTCCTGACAACCTCTGCACCTCCCTTCTGTG CCCATCACATCCTGGTGCAGCTGGAGGTGTTCCTCCTGCACAAGAGTGCTGAGGTGCAGGTGATCCTGAGGACTGGGGGACATCCTGAAACAGAGCAGAGACTCAGGCT acagACAGGCGGCACCATGTACAGGAGGGTGATAGCCCACCCAGGGCCACTGTGTGAGATAGACTCCATCCAGCTGAAGAACACTGGAGCGCACTTCTACAGGCAGGGAGACATCCACGTCGTGTCTGTCTGCATATCAGAATTCCCCTCTGTTGG AGAAGTGGAGCCATTGTGTGTGAAGAAGATTGATGTAAGGCGAGGATCTCCATGGAACCATGATTTCGTACAGCTGTGTGAGAATTACtga
- the cox17 gene encoding cytochrome c oxidase copper chaperone: MSTISAASVEPVAVEGTEKKPLKPCCACPETKKVRDACIIEKGEESCTDLIEAHKDCMRALGFKI, encoded by the exons ATGTCCACCATATCTGCTGCCAGCGTCGAGCCCGTTGCAGTTGAGGGCACAGAGAAGAAACCACTGAAGCCCTGTTGTGCGTGCCCAGAGACGAAGAAAGTTAGGGATGCGTG CATCATTGAGAAGGGCGAAGAAAGTTGCACAGATCTCATCGAGGCACATAAGGATTGTATGAGGGCGCTTGGATTCAAGATTTAA
- the popdc2 gene encoding popeye domain-containing 2: MCADNSTLLEVVLYGHPPCDGWTNNTEGAFYHLGNTVLFLGYMGGSGNYGCLFIFGFLTIAFTCLALWGWMTMCGVDVFTWNLLLLVACVLQTCHLVYRLQQDGLASEELLALYSAVYQPLDVPVQVFKDIVGACENKVLALGVEETYAVEGKTPIDQLSFLLSGRIRVSLDGQFLHYIFPHKFLDSPEWESLRPNEEGNFQVTLTAETDCRYISWRRCRLYMLLSKERYIARLFSIMLGSDIADKLYSLNDKLFAKSGVRLDIRLPSLYHVLAPSSLGSEGEVCSGSGSGSARDQVAPVEQQEAAVVDVDPVPAYQRSEPPTPPTPRLQIREKTPTPSRPTPCQPSQRQPSDREMPSGEDSTSLVLEDFADMTGSLMDYGSERDYLR, translated from the exons ATGTGTGCAGACAACTCCACCCTGTTGGAGGTGGTTCTCTACGGCCATCCACCATGCGATGGCTGGACCAACAACACTGAGGGGGCCTTCTACCACCTGGGCAACACCGTCTTGTTCCTTGGGTACATGGGAGGCAGCGGCAACTATGGTTGCCTGTTCATATTTGGTTTCCTGACGATTGCCTTCACCTGCCTGGCCCTGTGGGGCTGGATGACCATGTGTGGGGTGGACGTGTTCACCTGGaacctgctgctgctggtggCCTGTGTGCTCCAGACCTGCCACCTCGTATACAGGCTGCAACAGGATGGCCTGGCCAGCGAGGAGCTGTTGGCACTCTACTCAGCCGTCTACCAGCCTCTGGACGTTCCCGTACAGGTGTTCAAAGACATTGTGGGTGCCTGTGAGAACAAAGTGCTAGCACTAGGGGTAGAGGAGACGTATGCGGTGGAGGGCAAGACGCCCATCGACCAGCTCTCCTTTCTGCTGTCTGGGAG GATCCGTGTGTCTCTGGATGGACAGTTCCTCCATTACATCTTCCCCCACAAGTTCCTGGACTCTCCTGAGTGGGAGTCTCTCCGACCCAACGAAGAGGGGAACTTTCAG GTGACCCTGACAGCGGAGACGGACTGCCGCTACATCTCATGGCGCCGGTGCCGCCTTTACATGCTTCTGTCCAAGGAGCGCTACATTGCCCGCCTCTTCTCCATCATGCTTGGCAGCGACATCGCCGACAAGCTTTACTCACTCAACGACAAGCTCTTCGCAAAGAGCGGCGTACGCCTCGACATCCGCTTGCCCAGCCTCTACCACGTCCTGGCCCCCTCCTCCCTGGGCAGCGAGGGTGAGGTCTGTAGCGGCAGTGGTAGTGGGAGTGCTAGGGATCAGGTAGCCCCAGTGGAGCAGCAGGAAGCAGCAGTGGTGGATGTGGACCCGGTTCCAGCCTACCAGAGGTCAGAGCCTCCAACACCCCCGACTCCCCGGCTGCAAATCCGAGAGAAGACCCCCACCCCATCTCGGCCAACCCCCTGCCAACCATCCCAGCGCCAGCCCTCAGACAGGGAGATGCCATCTGGTGAGGACTCTACCAGCCTGGTCCTGGAAGACTTTGCGGATATGACCGGGTCCTTAATGGATTATGGGAGTGAGAGGGATTATTTGAGGTAG
- the hsd3b1 gene encoding hydroxy-delta-5-steroid dehydrogenase, 3 beta- and steroid delta-isomerase 1 encodes MSLQGDVCVVTGACGFLGERLVRLLLEEDKLTEIRMLDIHIRPQLIQCLEEIRGDTLISVFEGDISDSELLRRACKGASLVFHTASLIDVTGKVVYSELHRVNVKGTQLLLETCVQENVVSFIYTSSIEVAGPNANGDPIINGDENTPYTCSLKFPYSRTKKEAEQVTLQAQGEVLQNGGRLATCALRPMYIYGEGCRFLLGHMGDGIRNGDMLYRTSRPEAQVNPVYVGNAALAHLQAARALRDPQRRAAIGGNFYYISDDTPPVSYSDFNHAVLSPLGFSIQEKPILPIPVLYLLCFLMEMLQILLCPFKRFTPPINRQLLTMLNTPFSFSYRRAQRDMGYAPRYSWEEARKRTMDWVASQLPKERERIKAK; translated from the exons ATGTCTCTgcaaggtgatgtgtgtgtggtgacagGAGCCTGTGGGTTCCTGGGAGAGAGGCTGGTCCGGCTGCTGCTGGAGGAAGACAAGCTCACAGAGATCCGTATGCTGGACATACATATCCGACCACAACTCATACAGTGTCTGGAAG AGATCAGAGGGGACACGCTGATAAGTGTATTTGAGGGGGACATTAGTGATAGTGAGCTGCTGAGGAGAGCGTGCAAGGGAGCATCGCTGGTCTTCCACACTGCGTCCCTCATCGACGTCACCGGGAAGGTGGTCTACAGTGAGCTTCACAGGGTCAACGTCAAAG GAACCCAGCTCCTTCTGGAGACGTGCGTCCAGGAGAATGTGGTGTCCTTCATCTACACCAGCAGCATCGAGGTGGCCGGCCCCAACGCCAACGGAGACCCCATCATCAACGGTGATGAGAACACACCCTACACATGCTCCCTAAAGTTCCCCTACAGCAGGACCAAGAAGGAGGCCGAGCAGGTCACCCTGCAAGCCCAGGGTGAGGTGCTCCAGAATGGGGGCCGGCTGGCCACCTGCGCCCTCCGACCCATGTACATCTATGGAGAGGGCTGCCGTTTCCTGCTGGGCCATATGGGAGACGGGATTCGGAACGGGGATATGTTGTACCGTACCTCCCGCCCGGAGGCCCAGGTGAACCCTGTATACGTGGGGAATGCGGCCCTGGCCCACCTCCAGGCCGCCCGCGCCCTGCGAGACCCCCAGCGGAGAGCTGCCATCGGAGGGAACTTCTACTACATCTCAGACGACACGCCGCCTGTCAGCTACTCTGACTtcaaccatgctgtgttgtcgccGCTGGGCTTCAGCATCCAGGAGAAGCCTATCCTGCCCATCCCAgtcctctacctcctctgtttCCTCATGGAGATGCTGCAGATACTGCTCTGCCCCTTCAAGCGCTTCACACCGCCCATAAACCGGCAGCTCCTCACCATGCTGAACACGCCCTTCAGCTTCTCCTATCGGAGGGCTCAGAGGGACATGGGGTACGCCCCACGGTACAGCTGGGAGGAGGCACGCAAGCGGACCATGGATTGGGTGGCTTCCCAGTTacccaaggagagagagagaataaaggctAAATAA